One genomic window of Providencia hangzhouensis includes the following:
- the sctW gene encoding type III secretion system gatekeeper subunit SctW: MAITPLSFNTRFSVNTQNKSRAPVSSSSDDSDEVARGAGVIDSSSEYASMSMLAASHVRRGSSKKGSEEDWLQFSERILDKDADDKVLHIEGLLNKQLMTPKQLREFLLQFFTDPSDLLMLLAALLNRKKLKKEQIDNLEALAELLQAEDTERSAQAGINVALIAKAFAKKLHFSAGNLRTLYREFISYDGPIVYLYEQWVEEMEIQERENMMRYLGRALACDLQALPLGDLNITAFGSFFSRVGRLRELQSLDYVFCQQFFQSGFFRHNGKSNQSKLEKELSQLFTRGIRNHVGFEEVVITFINNILNIMSSDIRGQFLQLLLLAFSIIPVAVFPSLEAREELIDQLKKLMDQVMVKELFLHRHS, translated from the coding sequence ATGGCAATAACACCACTGAGCTTTAATACCCGCTTTTCGGTTAATACTCAAAACAAAAGTCGTGCACCAGTGAGTAGCAGTAGTGACGACTCCGATGAAGTTGCTCGTGGCGCAGGTGTCATTGATAGCTCTAGTGAATATGCATCGATGTCGATGCTAGCGGCAAGTCATGTGCGCCGAGGAAGTTCTAAAAAGGGCAGCGAAGAAGACTGGTTGCAATTTTCTGAACGCATTTTAGATAAAGATGCGGATGACAAAGTGTTACATATAGAAGGGTTACTTAATAAGCAGTTAATGACCCCGAAACAGTTACGAGAATTTTTATTGCAATTTTTTACTGATCCTAGTGACTTATTAATGCTTCTTGCAGCATTACTTAATCGAAAAAAATTAAAAAAAGAACAAATTGATAACCTTGAAGCTTTAGCGGAATTACTGCAAGCAGAAGACACTGAACGGAGCGCTCAAGCAGGCATTAATGTTGCACTCATTGCAAAGGCATTTGCAAAAAAATTACATTTCAGTGCTGGGAATTTACGTACATTATATCGTGAATTTATTAGTTATGACGGGCCGATTGTTTATTTATATGAGCAATGGGTTGAGGAAATGGAAATCCAAGAGCGTGAAAATATGATGCGTTATCTTGGTCGGGCGCTTGCTTGTGATTTACAGGCGTTGCCATTAGGCGATCTAAATATCACTGCGTTCGGTAGTTTTTTTAGCCGTGTTGGCCGGCTCCGAGAATTGCAATCATTAGACTATGTATTTTGTCAGCAATTCTTTCAATCCGGGTTTTTTCGCCACAATGGAAAATCAAATCAATCAAAGCTTGAAAAAGAGTTAAGCCAATTATTTACCCGAGGGATACGTAATCACGTTGGCTTTGAAGAAGTGGTCATCACTTTTATTAATAACATATTGAACATAATGAGCTCCGATATTCGAGGCCAATTTTTACAATTACTCTTACTGGCGTTTTCTATCATTCCAGTTGCTGTATTTCCTTCATTGGAAGCACGAGAGGAACTTATTGATCAATTAAAGAAACTCATGGACCAAGTTATGGTGAAAGAGCTGTTTTTACACCGACATTCGTAG
- the sctC gene encoding type III secretion system outer membrane ring subunit SctC has translation MSSKKNRVLGLTLFLLSVNFYSAQAEIIVAEPVTQSKNHDTFVANNIAVGKVFDAVAERLNKPIILSKLAAQKKVTGNFNLANADEMFKALARRIALVWYDDGASIYVYDNSEMRSAIIPTNNVSSNQLLNYIQRNGIYDSRFPVRSQEGERLLFVSGPPLYIELIKAASLYLAEQIRKEELSSGEVAVIPLKHASVTDRSYSLRGQNITIPGLLNVINNLFKNGTTIDETLIIQPPSVAINSTGDSIDELMDAPIGDSSSSTNKPQLVTRKPSNSAFSLVAHPDSNSLIVKGSQEQIRYVRQLVNTLDMRRRQVELSLWIIDITRSELDNLGVNWEVGTFNTGTGSVSFNRSTLSNSQQFLLQIDALNKTGNGHIVSRPVLLTQENIPALFDNNTSFYAKLQGERIATLEQVTYGTMVSVMPRISAGNNVEMEVNIEDGAENRDSMGKTSSVEGLPAVNRTSINTVARIAKDSSLLIGGYTREQYVENESKIPFLGDLPYVGGLFSHSSTNQQKMVRLFLIQPRLLNENEGWDGRQFSEKTRITNHDSQLHSTVQFLQQYMSESWQ, from the coding sequence ATGAGCAGTAAAAAAAATCGAGTGTTAGGACTAACACTATTTTTACTGAGTGTGAATTTTTATTCGGCGCAAGCAGAAATTATTGTGGCGGAGCCTGTTACACAGTCAAAAAACCACGATACATTCGTCGCAAATAATATAGCAGTGGGTAAGGTGTTTGATGCGGTCGCAGAGCGTCTAAATAAACCGATTATTCTTAGTAAATTAGCAGCTCAAAAAAAAGTAACTGGCAATTTTAATTTGGCTAATGCAGATGAAATGTTTAAAGCATTAGCTCGGCGAATTGCGCTAGTGTGGTATGACGATGGCGCAAGTATCTATGTTTATGATAATAGTGAAATGCGCAGCGCAATTATTCCAACGAATAACGTCAGTAGTAACCAGTTGCTTAATTATATTCAACGAAATGGCATCTATGATTCACGTTTCCCTGTACGTTCACAAGAGGGGGAAAGATTATTATTTGTTTCTGGTCCGCCTCTGTATATTGAATTAATTAAAGCAGCTTCTTTATACCTTGCAGAACAAATTAGGAAAGAGGAATTATCCAGCGGTGAAGTTGCGGTTATTCCGTTAAAACACGCCTCAGTAACAGATAGAAGTTATTCATTACGTGGGCAAAATATTACGATCCCAGGTTTGCTGAATGTCATTAATAACTTATTTAAAAATGGCACAACAATCGATGAAACGTTAATTATTCAGCCTCCATCTGTAGCGATTAACTCAACAGGAGATTCAATCGATGAATTAATGGATGCGCCAATTGGGGACTCATCATCTTCTACGAATAAGCCCCAGTTGGTAACAAGAAAGCCTTCTAACAGTGCTTTTTCTCTAGTGGCGCATCCTGACAGTAATAGTTTGATTGTTAAAGGCAGCCAAGAGCAAATTCGTTATGTTCGTCAACTTGTGAATACATTGGATATGCGTCGTCGCCAAGTGGAGCTGTCATTATGGATTATCGATATTACTCGTTCTGAATTAGATAATTTAGGTGTCAATTGGGAAGTTGGCACATTTAATACGGGAACGGGCTCAGTATCTTTTAATCGCAGTACATTATCGAACAGCCAGCAATTTCTATTACAGATTGATGCATTGAATAAGACGGGTAATGGGCACATAGTTTCTCGGCCAGTGCTATTAACCCAAGAAAACATTCCTGCTTTATTTGATAACAACACTAGTTTTTACGCCAAATTACAAGGTGAACGTATTGCGACTCTTGAGCAAGTCACATATGGCACCATGGTGAGTGTGATGCCGCGTATTTCCGCAGGTAATAACGTTGAAATGGAAGTCAATATTGAAGATGGTGCAGAAAACCGCGATAGCATGGGTAAAACATCCAGCGTAGAAGGGCTACCAGCCGTTAATCGAACCAGTATTAATACTGTTGCGCGTATTGCAAAAGACAGTAGTTTGCTTATCGGTGGTTATACACGTGAGCAATATGTTGAAAATGAGAGCAAAATTCCTTTTTTAGGCGATCTTCCTTATGTGGGAGGGTTATTTAGCCATTCATCTACGAATCAGCAAAAGATGGTGCGTTTATTTTTAATCCAACCGCGTTTATTGAATGAAAATGAAGGGTGGGATGGGCGACAATTTTCCGAAAAAACGCGGATTACCAACCATGACAGTCAGTTGCATAGTACGGTTCAATTTCTTCAACAATACATGAGTGAGTCATGGCAATAA
- a CDS encoding winged helix-turn-helix domain-containing protein yields the protein MDNIDYNEKESMILLSGNVVYNPLKRTLSREKNVVNLSENESCLLKLLLIKTNSKREVMYEIWEKRGTIVTESSYYKLVRQLRQSFKKVDLDENLIMTLPRIGILYTGEKSEMPVLSKYDTKKSFYTYIRYFLQRMFIRSSL from the coding sequence ATGGATAACATTGACTATAATGAAAAAGAATCAATGATCCTCTTATCTGGGAATGTCGTCTATAACCCACTCAAACGCACACTTTCCCGTGAAAAAAATGTCGTTAACCTTTCCGAAAATGAATCATGCCTGCTTAAATTATTATTAATAAAAACAAATAGTAAGAGAGAAGTCATGTATGAAATTTGGGAAAAAAGAGGCACTATCGTAACTGAAAGTAGTTATTACAAGCTAGTCAGGCAATTACGACAATCCTTTAAAAAAGTCGATCTCGATGAAAATTTAATTATGACCTTACCTCGAATTGGCATTTTATATACAGGAGAGAAATCAGAAATGCCAGTGCTCTCTAAATATGATACAAAAAAAAGCTTTTACACCTATATACGATATTTTCTTCAGAGAATGTTTATTCGTTCATCACTATAA
- a CDS encoding helix-turn-helix domain-containing protein — MSKKDIAILLESRGCCFSLQDKLVLAIPNKNATPFSYKSLYSNLNISIEIQAIFICQENEWELIDKSNWNLYSMDLSELVEILAVIDTATGQAFLAKKEKPKVDENSQDELIVLPEKFPPTVSIKNIAIDLIIRNHPVFDSWCEILRRYEAYGMMRFILTSAQDDKNANINQLCARYGISASYFRQLYRENFNKTAKRKIMSVRMANAILQLIESDDSILDVGLEAGYCSASHFTNDIKKELGLTPSEIRHIGATLYEQ, encoded by the coding sequence ATGTCAAAAAAAGATATTGCTATATTATTAGAAAGTAGGGGCTGTTGCTTTTCTTTGCAGGATAAATTGGTCTTGGCTATACCTAATAAGAATGCAACGCCTTTTTCTTATAAATCTCTATATTCAAATTTAAATATTTCGATAGAAATTCAGGCTATATTTATTTGCCAAGAAAATGAATGGGAGTTGATAGATAAATCAAACTGGAATTTATATTCAATGGATTTATCAGAATTAGTTGAAATTTTAGCGGTTATTGATACCGCGACAGGGCAAGCATTTCTCGCTAAAAAAGAGAAACCAAAGGTTGATGAAAATAGTCAAGACGAACTTATTGTATTACCGGAAAAGTTTCCACCAACCGTTTCGATTAAAAATATAGCGATTGATTTAATTATTAGAAACCACCCTGTATTTGATAGTTGGTGTGAAATATTAAGACGATATGAAGCCTACGGTATGATGCGATTTATTCTTACTTCCGCTCAAGATGATAAGAATGCCAATATTAATCAGCTATGTGCACGTTATGGTATATCAGCTTCTTATTTTAGGCAGCTTTATCGAGAAAACTTTAATAAAACGGCAAAACGTAAAATTATGAGTGTGCGTATGGCTAATGCCATTCTACAGCTAATTGAAAGCGATGATTCAATATTAGATGTAGGGCTGGAAGCGGGATATTGCTCAGCATCTCATTTTACTAATGATATTAAAAAAGAATTAGGCCTAACACCATCAGAAATTAGGCATATTGGAGCAACATTATATGAGCAGTAA
- a CDS encoding PrgH/EprH family type III secretion apparatus protein: MSNTNSQTCIIKIASGPMTGQELMVNTDNNLIIISNGLDYKTDINDDGFTTYQIPSDGITCEFSIVTASQSTESGLAIRLNDSGLSTEIPIVLQQLLLADIFPIAIKMQDTDWQSFQTFEDALSSEVENPLPAIQSKVKKSTKEKASVFNKQTMLVFFFTLFSIFIAYVIFQYIPEQSTEKKVKTLERILQGNHDPITVTQSANDESLILVKTQRDADWSMQRLVKAKYNEKFSIKIINKLENEIENKIIDVFPDTLKIELSNPCNPKITAIDDKTSINVNNKIDKILSGYFSCYIKSEIKQVNLGELLQKAELGLTESNVQWRKITKDNKVIFIIKDSLNDDQTASLINFTNLFYKKWGENHIQFSISLANNKLEGKSFVTNANGYILLGNNHWFFNSISF, encoded by the coding sequence ATGAGTAACACAAATAGCCAAACATGCATAATAAAAATTGCTAGTGGTCCTATGACCGGCCAAGAGTTAATGGTTAATACAGATAATAATCTTATTATCATTAGTAACGGCCTAGATTACAAAACTGACATCAATGATGATGGATTTACAACTTACCAGATCCCTAGTGATGGTATTACCTGTGAGTTTTCAATTGTTACGGCAAGTCAATCTACTGAAAGTGGTTTGGCAATTAGACTAAATGATAGTGGACTAAGTACCGAAATTCCTATCGTTCTTCAGCAATTGCTTTTGGCTGATATATTTCCTATTGCAATAAAAATGCAAGATACTGATTGGCAAAGCTTCCAAACGTTTGAGGATGCATTGAGCTCGGAAGTGGAAAATCCATTACCTGCCATTCAATCTAAAGTAAAAAAGTCAACCAAGGAAAAAGCAAGTGTTTTTAATAAACAAACTATGCTGGTCTTTTTCTTTACTTTATTTTCAATATTTATTGCTTACGTTATTTTTCAATATATTCCAGAACAAAGTACTGAGAAAAAAGTAAAAACACTAGAGCGCATACTTCAAGGCAACCACGACCCTATTACTGTAACTCAAAGTGCAAATGACGAAAGCCTCATTTTAGTTAAAACCCAAAGAGATGCCGACTGGAGTATGCAACGCCTAGTCAAAGCTAAATATAATGAAAAGTTTTCAATTAAAATAATAAATAAACTCGAAAATGAAATTGAAAATAAGATTATTGACGTATTTCCAGATACATTAAAGATAGAGCTTAGTAACCCATGTAATCCAAAAATAACAGCGATAGATGACAAAACATCCATTAATGTAAACAATAAAATAGACAAAATATTATCTGGTTATTTCAGTTGTTATATTAAGAGTGAAATAAAACAGGTTAACCTTGGTGAATTATTACAAAAAGCAGAGTTAGGATTAACAGAAAGTAATGTTCAATGGCGTAAAATCACTAAAGATAATAAAGTCATATTTATAATAAAAGACAGCTTAAATGACGACCAGACGGCTTCACTGATTAATTTTACAAATTTATTTTACAAAAAATGGGGAGAAAATCACATTCAATTTTCTATTTCCCTTGCAAATAACAAGCTCGAAGGAAAATCATTTGTCACCAATGCAAATGGTTATATTCTATTAGGTAATAACCATTGGTTTTTTAATTCAATCAGTTTTTAA
- the sctI gene encoding type III secretion system inner rod subunit SctI, whose protein sequence is MLAITPHLLLTAPTETTSVLSPSLPIEDKVKKLFAEYTATVSQERKALTENVNNIDPSNPTQLLQFQNRVGNYSLTMNMISTLTHKSVSAIDAVLKAQ, encoded by the coding sequence ATGTTAGCTATTACACCACATTTACTACTCACTGCCCCAACAGAGACCACATCAGTTCTCTCACCATCTCTTCCGATTGAAGACAAGGTCAAAAAGCTATTTGCTGAATACACAGCAACTGTCAGTCAAGAACGGAAAGCCTTAACTGAGAATGTCAATAATATTGACCCAAGTAACCCAACCCAACTACTGCAATTTCAAAATCGTGTCGGCAATTATAGCCTGACAATGAATATGATTAGCACATTGACACATAAAAGCGTCTCTGCAATTGATGCCGTCTTAAAAGCACAGTAA
- the sctJ gene encoding type III secretion system inner membrane ring lipoprotein SctJ, with product MNILKKFILIGFISFLAGCDNQLLLSQLSQRQSNEVLAILQEHGVEATRKQDNKNGDSIRVQPSDFVIAVDLLRQYNLPSKEPIEIIQAFPGDSLVASPQAERTRLLSLIEQRLEQSLLTIPDIINARVHVSYPLNGNNPTKQIQNVSSLVTYSGSEDPQMMMHKIKLFLTNSFAEANYDNVSVVVVNRPPLQYQIKSEPENTFNPIIISSIIAAIIILFTILLLLWRQLSNKKSATHLMEKPVDGNAD from the coding sequence ATGAATATTTTAAAGAAGTTTATCTTGATTGGATTTATTAGCTTCTTAGCGGGCTGTGATAACCAATTATTACTCAGTCAGTTAAGCCAAAGGCAAAGTAATGAAGTGTTGGCCATACTGCAAGAGCATGGTGTTGAGGCTACGCGTAAACAAGATAATAAAAACGGGGATTCTATTCGTGTTCAACCTAGTGATTTTGTTATCGCGGTAGATTTATTGCGCCAATATAACTTACCATCAAAAGAGCCAATAGAAATTATTCAAGCATTCCCTGGAGATTCTTTGGTCGCATCACCACAAGCAGAACGTACCCGTTTACTTTCTTTAATCGAACAACGGCTTGAACAATCACTGCTCACCATCCCCGACATTATTAATGCTCGAGTGCATGTCAGCTACCCATTAAATGGCAATAATCCGACCAAGCAAATACAAAATGTGTCTAGCTTAGTTACTTATTCCGGAAGTGAAGATCCTCAGATGATGATGCATAAAATTAAACTGTTTCTAACGAACAGTTTTGCTGAAGCAAATTACGATAATGTCTCAGTCGTCGTCGTCAACCGGCCACCATTACAATACCAAATTAAATCTGAACCAGAAAATACATTCAATCCAATTATAATCAGCTCAATTATCGCAGCAATTATCATTCTATTTACTATTTTACTATTACTGTGGCGCCAGCTAAGTAACAAAAAATCAGCAACTCATCTGATGGAGAAACCTGTTGATGGCAACGCTGACTAA
- a CDS encoding MarR family winged helix-turn-helix transcriptional regulator yields the protein MRTEQARVFGVISRAAHHYMKWMGEPYGINAIECLMILHIHQYDASTLEQITKAMVVDKSVTTRGVSKFLAKGWVAKTNSLVDKRVYHVSLTALGKTIVNELNFKLDKWNDYLAADLPEQEADQLFSALESLAKRAIESSAADFPSLLEKPNE from the coding sequence ATGCGTACAGAACAGGCTCGAGTATTTGGAGTGATTAGCCGAGCAGCTCACCATTATATGAAATGGATGGGAGAGCCTTATGGTATCAATGCAATTGAGTGTTTGATGATTTTACATATTCATCAATATGATGCATCAACCCTAGAGCAGATTACGAAAGCGATGGTTGTGGATAAATCAGTGACGACTCGAGGTGTGAGCAAATTTTTAGCTAAGGGCTGGGTTGCTAAAACGAATAGCTTAGTCGATAAACGGGTTTATCATGTTTCGTTGACAGCGCTCGGCAAAACGATTGTGAATGAGTTAAATTTTAAACTAGATAAATGGAATGATTATTTAGCGGCGGATTTGCCAGAACAAGAGGCTGATCAGCTATTTAGTGCACTAGAAAGCTTAGCGAAACGAGCTATTGAAAGCTCGGCGGCAGATTTTCCGAGTTTATTAGAAAAACCAAATGAGTGA
- a CDS encoding YbaY family lipoprotein, protein MLNINPNFSKKYFFLLFILFITFMLSACNSTLMSYFTHTPAYNINGNIYSHSYDIPENSTITLSLTSIQQNENNAKSNLDYSLKTKSAGRSIAFTVALPEEFQSKRYTLGMSARIEKDGELIMMSNKLSPIPENMSEVVLLPMTAISQ, encoded by the coding sequence ATGCTAAATATTAACCCAAATTTTTCAAAGAAATACTTTTTTTTATTATTTATACTTTTTATAACCTTCATGCTATCTGCTTGTAATAGTACTTTAATGAGTTATTTTACTCATACTCCCGCTTATAATATTAATGGTAATATTTATTCCCACTCTTATGATATTCCCGAAAATTCCACAATTACACTGTCATTGACCTCAATACAACAAAATGAAAACAACGCAAAGTCTAATCTGGATTACAGTTTAAAAACAAAAAGTGCAGGACGTAGTATCGCATTTACAGTCGCTCTTCCTGAAGAATTTCAATCCAAACGGTATACCTTAGGAATGAGTGCAAGAATTGAAAAAGATGGCGAATTAATCATGATGAGTAATAAACTAAGCCCAATACCTGAGAATATGTCTGAAGTAGTATTACTTCCTATGACCGCTATTTCGCAATAA
- a CDS encoding FUSC family protein has translation MSKIITLLNSLGFNPARFRFAAITACASIAALFIAQYLELVHPQWAAMTVWASAQPWRENLLEKSWWRFAGTVCGVLAGVVLIQLHLIHPLLFIIGLASWLGICSGIGQLQKGFVAYGTFLAGYSAVMVSMLSVHITDNLFIVAWDRLWTILVGVLSAVVFNFLFTPKREQDNIITLKNQIDTLFFQILHDSLEKKHPIKQHDIDYLWQTMASYDEILETHRIGWRYHRKQVAKARQKLMFQSQILLHLDKYQSIAPFYFPALEPTETQWKHILSLCPAGVLKTLLIPLYYAIFGKSAKHFEKVDKLKLHQDKISAWHAFARSFMTIAAVGLLWLWTQWQVLAYLTLGLSVMLALFASLDYPARFMKNIFTGQLFGAITALICTWYLWPFASSSWQMTFFIIPVIISGVIIFSHNRLILIAFDYIMVSLILLQPSYPFSLSLPQSIGNAIAIVSGPLVAMAAFAWIYPTNPTKRYQQLIYLSEQQFKQGVAALIQGNKPSTSQFMHRLFSGLLLAKKANLPHPPIFDFFITRQSIWLYLLILHKQFAHHASKKRALIALEKRIQQNRFDLKKISTLFQHLQRNENDNKELEQLKKYVKHYMEKEYC, from the coding sequence ATGTCAAAAATAATAACTTTACTGAATTCATTGGGATTCAACCCAGCACGCTTTCGTTTTGCCGCCATTACCGCTTGTGCATCAATTGCTGCGCTCTTTATTGCTCAATATTTAGAGTTAGTTCACCCCCAATGGGCAGCCATGACCGTCTGGGCTTCAGCGCAACCTTGGCGCGAAAATTTACTGGAAAAAAGTTGGTGGCGTTTTGCTGGAACAGTTTGTGGTGTGCTTGCCGGTGTCGTCTTAATTCAGCTTCACCTTATTCACCCGTTACTTTTCATTATTGGGCTAGCGAGTTGGTTAGGCATTTGCAGTGGTATCGGCCAATTACAAAAGGGCTTTGTCGCTTATGGCACATTTTTAGCAGGTTACTCCGCCGTGATGGTGAGTATGTTGAGCGTTCATATTACTGATAACTTATTTATAGTCGCTTGGGATCGGCTATGGACCATTTTGGTTGGCGTGCTTTCAGCGGTAGTATTCAATTTCCTTTTTACCCCTAAGCGTGAACAAGATAATATCATTACCCTTAAAAATCAAATTGATACACTATTCTTCCAAATACTACATGACTCACTTGAGAAAAAGCACCCAATTAAGCAACACGATATCGACTATCTTTGGCAAACCATGGCTAGCTATGACGAAATTTTAGAGACTCATCGTATTGGCTGGCGTTATCACCGCAAACAAGTTGCTAAAGCGCGTCAAAAACTCATGTTTCAAAGCCAAATATTATTACACTTAGATAAATATCAATCTATTGCACCTTTTTATTTTCCTGCACTAGAGCCAACTGAGACTCAATGGAAACATATTTTATCATTATGCCCCGCTGGAGTACTGAAAACACTATTGATCCCACTTTACTATGCTATTTTTGGTAAATCAGCGAAACACTTTGAAAAAGTGGATAAACTGAAGCTTCATCAAGATAAAATTTCAGCATGGCACGCCTTTGCTCGTTCTTTTATGACTATCGCTGCAGTTGGTTTGTTATGGTTGTGGACACAGTGGCAAGTACTGGCTTATCTTACTCTCGGTCTTTCAGTGATGTTGGCTCTATTCGCATCCCTCGATTACCCCGCTAGGTTTATGAAAAATATTTTTACTGGGCAATTGTTTGGCGCTATTACAGCGTTAATCTGCACATGGTACTTATGGCCTTTTGCCTCTTCATCATGGCAGATGACCTTTTTCATTATTCCAGTGATTATTAGTGGCGTTATCATTTTTTCCCATAACCGCCTAATTTTAATTGCTTTTGATTACATTATGGTTTCTTTAATTTTGCTCCAACCGAGCTATCCTTTTTCTCTTTCACTCCCTCAAAGTATCGGTAATGCCATTGCGATAGTTTCAGGCCCATTAGTTGCAATGGCTGCTTTCGCATGGATTTATCCAACCAACCCGACCAAGCGTTACCAGCAATTAATCTATCTCTCTGAGCAGCAATTTAAACAAGGAGTAGCGGCTCTAATTCAGGGCAATAAGCCTTCCACATCCCAATTCATGCACCGTTTATTTAGTGGATTATTGCTAGCAAAAAAAGCAAATCTTCCTCACCCGCCTATATTTGATTTTTTTATAACTCGACAAAGTATTTGGTTGTATCTACTTATTTTGCATAAGCAATTTGCGCACCACGCATCAAAGAAAAGAGCCCTTATTGCGCTTGAAAAACGCATTCAACAAAATCGCTTTGACTTAAAGAAAATTTCCACACTATTTCAGCATTTACAGCGTAACGAAAATGATAATAAAGAACTTGAACAGCTTAAGAAATATGTAAAACACTATATGGAAAAAGAATATTGCTAA
- a CDS encoding EscF/YscF/HrpA family type III secretion system needle major subunit, whose protein sequence is MSDIISGLDTSGRWGSSKLETEGTGKNDLGMIYRTSASISAKATKFGDELNTLLASTNLEVDNPLVLAKITAMSGNYNMARQLQSNFMKSIKDTDQAIIRNV, encoded by the coding sequence ATGTCAGATATAATTTCAGGTTTAGATACTAGTGGCCGTTGGGGCAGCTCTAAATTAGAAACCGAAGGAACAGGTAAAAATGATCTGGGTATGATCTATCGTACCTCGGCAAGTATTAGTGCTAAAGCTACAAAATTTGGCGATGAATTAAACACCTTACTTGCTAGCACCAATTTAGAAGTCGATAACCCACTAGTGTTGGCAAAAATCACCGCTATGAGTGGTAACTATAATATGGCACGCCAATTGCAGAGTAATTTTATGAAATCCATTAAAGATACTGACCAAGCCATTATTCGTAACGTTTAA